From one Plantibacter flavus genomic stretch:
- the hutH gene encoding histidine ammonia-lyase: MSVIPDTDDSTRTAAVGVRVFDRNMDIQPGATPTTSDPTTSGRPHPEPVGLTSVSLGTGPLSIDEVVAVARHGARIDLDGEALDDVAASRRIIEALASDPEPHYGISTGFGALATTFIEPARRSQLQASLVRSHAAGSGDVVEREVVRSLMTLRLSTLMTGRTGVRVETVRAYAAMLNADITPVVREYGSLGCSGDLAPLAHCALAVMGEGEVTDSYGRRRPAADALADAGLVPVQLAEKEGLALINGTDGMLGMLALAVDDLRMLLRTADVAAAMSVEGLLGTDAVFAADLQALRPQSGQAESAANLRLLLDGSPIVASHRGPECTRVQDAYSLRCAPQVHGAARDTVDHAAMVAERELASAVDNPVLTPDGRVESNGNFHGAPVAYVLDFLAIAVADVASMSERRTDRFLDRSRSNGLPPFLAHEVGVDSGLMIAQYTAAGIVSELKRLAHPVSVDSIPSSAMQEDHVSMGWAAARKLRRAIDGLSRVLAIEVMTAARGLDLRGPLEPAVGTGAVLRRVREQVTGPGPDRFLSPEIEAVTALVQSGGVVRAVTGAVGDLR, encoded by the coding sequence ATGTCTGTCATCCCAGACACGGACGACTCTACGCGCACCGCCGCGGTCGGCGTCCGGGTGTTCGATCGGAACATGGACATCCAGCCCGGCGCGACCCCGACCACCAGCGATCCGACGACCTCCGGTCGCCCGCATCCCGAGCCCGTCGGTCTGACCTCGGTCTCCCTCGGCACCGGACCGCTGTCGATCGACGAGGTCGTCGCCGTCGCTCGGCACGGCGCTCGGATCGACCTCGACGGCGAGGCCCTCGACGACGTCGCCGCATCCCGTCGGATCATCGAAGCGCTCGCCTCCGACCCCGAGCCCCACTACGGGATCTCGACCGGGTTCGGTGCGCTCGCGACCACGTTCATCGAGCCGGCACGCCGCTCGCAGTTGCAGGCGAGTCTCGTCCGCTCGCACGCCGCCGGCAGCGGTGACGTCGTCGAGCGGGAGGTCGTGCGTTCCCTGATGACGCTGCGGCTCTCGACGCTCATGACGGGCCGCACCGGGGTGCGGGTGGAGACGGTCCGCGCCTACGCAGCGATGCTGAACGCCGACATCACCCCGGTCGTGCGCGAGTACGGGTCGCTCGGCTGCTCCGGCGACCTCGCGCCCCTCGCGCACTGCGCGCTGGCGGTGATGGGCGAGGGCGAGGTGACCGACTCGTACGGACGCCGTCGTCCTGCAGCCGACGCCCTGGCCGACGCCGGCCTCGTCCCGGTACAGCTCGCCGAGAAGGAGGGGCTCGCGCTCATCAACGGCACCGACGGCATGCTGGGGATGCTCGCGCTCGCCGTGGACGACCTGCGGATGCTCCTGCGCACCGCCGACGTCGCCGCGGCGATGAGCGTCGAGGGCCTGCTCGGCACGGACGCGGTGTTCGCCGCCGACCTGCAGGCCCTGCGCCCGCAGTCGGGTCAGGCCGAGAGCGCCGCGAACCTGCGGTTGCTGCTCGACGGCTCCCCGATCGTCGCGAGCCACCGGGGTCCCGAGTGCACCCGGGTGCAGGACGCCTACTCACTGCGCTGTGCCCCGCAGGTGCACGGTGCCGCCAGGGACACCGTCGACCACGCCGCGATGGTCGCCGAGCGTGAGCTCGCGAGTGCCGTCGACAATCCGGTGCTCACACCGGACGGACGCGTCGAGTCGAATGGGAACTTCCACGGTGCCCCGGTCGCCTACGTGCTCGACTTCCTCGCGATCGCCGTCGCCGATGTCGCGTCCATGTCGGAGCGCCGCACCGACCGTTTCCTGGACCGGAGCCGGAGCAACGGCCTCCCGCCGTTCCTCGCACACGAGGTCGGTGTCGACTCGGGCCTCATGATCGCCCAGTACACGGCGGCCGGCATCGTGAGTGAGCTGAAACGCCTGGCGCACCCGGTGTCCGTCGACTCGATCCCGTCCTCCGCGATGCAGGAGGACCACGTCTCGATGGGTTGGGCGGCGGCGCGGAAGCTCCGGAGGGCGATCGACGGTCTCAGCCGGGTGCTGGCGATCGAGGTCATGACGGCAGCCCGGGGCCTCGACCTGCGCGGCCCGCTCGAGCCGGCCGTCGGCACCGGGGCGGTGCTCCGCCGGGTGCGTGAGCAGGTCACGGGTCCCGGTCCCGACCGGTTCCTCTCCCCCGAGATCGAGGCGGTCACCGCACTGGTGCAGTCGGGTGGGGTCGTGCGGGCGGTCACCGGCGCGGTCGGCGATCTCCGCTGA
- a CDS encoding IclR family transcriptional regulator encodes MSQVPAADATLRVLSHLAGARGPLPAAAIASALDLPRSTVYHLLSVLQEHGFVVHLPEARRYGLGVAAFELSGGYARQEPLSMLGRPLLAELVDRVGESAHLAVLHGRDVLYIVDERAPRRPHLVTDVGVRLPAHLTASGCAILAALPAGQLRALFPDQAAFVDRTGHGPKRYRELRQVLAQTTQDGYAREAGGVTLGLGSVGVVVRDHTGWPAAAIAVTYDADAGLDPAWLAREIQPAAAELSRRIRGR; translated from the coding sequence GTGAGTCAGGTCCCGGCAGCCGACGCCACTCTGCGCGTGCTGAGCCATCTCGCCGGAGCCCGCGGCCCGCTTCCGGCCGCGGCCATCGCCTCGGCACTCGACCTCCCGCGATCGACGGTCTACCACCTCCTCAGCGTGCTGCAGGAGCACGGCTTCGTGGTCCACCTGCCCGAAGCCCGTCGCTACGGGCTCGGGGTCGCCGCCTTCGAACTCTCCGGCGGGTACGCCCGGCAGGAGCCGCTCAGCATGCTCGGGCGCCCACTGCTCGCCGAGCTGGTCGACCGGGTGGGTGAGAGCGCGCACCTCGCCGTGCTGCACGGCCGGGATGTGCTCTACATCGTGGACGAGCGTGCCCCGCGTCGGCCGCACCTCGTCACCGATGTCGGGGTGCGCCTCCCGGCTCACCTGACCGCCAGCGGCTGCGCGATCCTCGCCGCGCTCCCGGCCGGCCAGCTGCGCGCCCTGTTCCCCGACCAGGCGGCGTTCGTCGACCGCACCGGCCACGGGCCGAAGCGGTACCGGGAGCTCCGACAGGTCCTGGCACAGACGACCCAGGACGGCTATGCGCGCGAGGCGGGCGGGGTGACGCTCGGTCTCGGGAGTGTCGGGGTGGTCGTCCGCGACCACACGGGGTGGCCGGCGGCGGCGATCGCGGTCACCTACGACGCCGATGCGGGACTCGATCCGGCGTGGCTGGCCCGCGAGATCCAGCCGGCGGCCGCCGAGCTGTCGCGGCGGATCCGAGGTCGCTGA
- a CDS encoding carboxylesterase/lipase family protein: MSIDPGLEPTGEPIPAPDGSTPVTIATGSGPITGLTEAGVSRFLGIPYAAAPFGDDRFRLPQPVVPWEDPRDATRPGATAPQPPYAGAVGELLATVTVPGNEILNLNIWTPAERSDTPLPVMVWIHGGSLVHGSNALDSYDGTAFARDGVVLVSVNYRLGSEGFSVLDDVPLNLGLADQLAALTWVQDEIARFGGDPDNVTVFGESAGGASVAALLAHPDASSVMRRAIIQSGPLRSEPRERSGRISKLMGKDLGVPTTRAGFRRVPPEGLVGAQERVMGGGNPLTGGPGFSITTSSPLAPLSPLDALVSGGSADIPVLIGTTTEEHRLFLVPTGIARRITRLQLFAARLRFGVSASAVRTFRRNRPKAKSGEILGAIATDILLRVPLNQLADARADNGSDTWVYEFAWRSPVGGDGEGELGAAHAMEIGFVFDHLDSPEAVRMAGRSAPQSLATAMHDAWVAFAKAGDPGWQRWDATRPVRTFDGVDDAVVLAPRDDERAALTP, translated from the coding sequence ACCGGCAGCGGCCCGATCACCGGGCTCACCGAAGCCGGTGTCTCCCGATTCCTCGGTATCCCGTACGCGGCAGCTCCGTTCGGTGACGACCGCTTCCGACTCCCCCAGCCGGTCGTCCCCTGGGAGGACCCCCGCGATGCGACCCGTCCCGGTGCGACCGCCCCGCAGCCGCCCTACGCCGGCGCGGTCGGCGAGCTGCTCGCCACCGTGACGGTGCCGGGCAATGAGATCCTGAACCTCAACATCTGGACCCCGGCCGAGCGGTCCGACACCCCGCTCCCGGTCATGGTGTGGATCCACGGCGGCTCGCTCGTACACGGCTCCAACGCACTCGACTCGTACGACGGCACCGCGTTCGCGCGCGACGGCGTCGTCCTCGTCTCCGTCAACTACCGCCTCGGGTCCGAGGGGTTCTCGGTACTCGACGACGTCCCGCTGAACCTCGGTCTCGCCGACCAACTCGCCGCGTTGACGTGGGTGCAGGACGAGATCGCCCGCTTCGGCGGTGACCCCGACAACGTCACCGTCTTCGGAGAGTCCGCGGGCGGAGCCTCGGTAGCGGCACTCCTCGCGCACCCGGACGCCTCGTCCGTGATGCGACGGGCGATCATCCAGAGCGGCCCGCTGCGCTCGGAACCCCGAGAGCGCTCCGGCCGGATCTCGAAGCTCATGGGCAAGGACCTCGGCGTCCCGACCACCCGAGCCGGCTTCCGCCGAGTGCCGCCGGAGGGACTCGTCGGGGCCCAGGAACGGGTCATGGGTGGCGGCAACCCACTGACCGGCGGTCCGGGGTTCTCGATCACGACGTCGTCACCACTCGCGCCGCTGAGTCCGCTGGACGCCCTGGTGTCGGGCGGCTCCGCCGACATCCCCGTGCTCATCGGGACGACGACCGAGGAACACCGCCTGTTCCTCGTCCCGACCGGTATCGCCCGGCGGATCACGCGTCTCCAGCTGTTCGCGGCGCGGCTGCGCTTCGGGGTCAGTGCTTCGGCCGTGCGGACCTTCCGCCGCAACCGTCCGAAAGCGAAGTCCGGGGAGATCCTCGGGGCGATCGCGACCGACATCCTGCTCCGCGTCCCGCTCAATCAACTCGCGGACGCACGCGCCGACAACGGCTCGGACACCTGGGTGTACGAGTTCGCCTGGCGGAGCCCGGTCGGCGGGGACGGCGAAGGTGAGCTCGGTGCGGCCCACGCGATGGAGATCGGCTTCGTCTTCGACCACCTCGACTCCCCGGAGGCCGTCCGGATGGCTGGCCGCTCGGCCCCGCAGTCGCTCGCGACCGCGATGCACGACGCCTGGGTCGCGTTCGCGAAGGCAGGCGACCCGGGCTGGCAGCGCTGGGACGCCACCCGCCCGGTCCGGACCTTCGACGGGGTCGACGACGCCGTCGTCCTCGCCCCGCGCGACGACGAGCGGGCGGCCCTCACCCCCTGA
- a CDS encoding NUDIX hydrolase yields the protein MATPDFVLALRERIGHAPLWLTGVTAVVLRGLGTPEAEVLLVRRQDNGAWTPVTGIIDPGEEPAVAAEREVLEEAAVVAVAERLAQVQVLPQNVYDNGDITQYIDLVFRCRYESGEPYPADGENSEARWFPLDALPEQVSQNFRTRIALAASDEREARFTR from the coding sequence ATGGCGACTCCTGACTTCGTACTGGCCCTCCGCGAGCGGATCGGGCACGCGCCCCTCTGGTTGACGGGGGTGACCGCGGTCGTCCTGCGCGGTCTCGGGACGCCCGAGGCCGAGGTCCTGCTCGTCCGGCGACAGGACAACGGTGCGTGGACACCGGTCACGGGGATCATCGACCCGGGTGAGGAACCCGCGGTGGCGGCGGAGCGCGAGGTCCTCGAGGAGGCTGCCGTCGTCGCCGTCGCCGAGCGTCTCGCCCAGGTGCAGGTGCTCCCGCAGAACGTCTACGACAACGGCGACATCACGCAGTACATCGACCTCGTGTTCCGATGCCGCTATGAGTCGGGCGAGCCGTATCCGGCCGACGGCGAGAACTCCGAGGCGCGGTGGTTCCCGCTCGACGCCCTGCCCGAGCAGGTCTCGCAGAACTTCCGCACCCGGATCGCGCTCGCCGCCTCCGACGAGCGCGAGGCCCGCTTCACCCGCTGA
- a CDS encoding DEAD/DEAH box helicase, translating to MPKNNTPAGKRPAKNFDPKSKYGENKRPFGSRPGAKSGSKSEGHRGYRPDAGGAPQKSRWNADERAERAARFESEERGDRAPRGDRNERPAYNRGGDRNERPAYNRGGDRNERPAYNRGGDRNERPAYNRGGDRNERPAYNRGERTERPSYGDRNERPAYNRGGDRNERPAYNRGERSERPSYGDRNERPSYNRGERTERPSYGDRNERPSYNRGERTERPSYGDRNERPAYNRGERSERPSYGDRNDRPAYNRGGDRNERPAYNPGERTERPSYGDRTERPSYGDRPARQGDPRQANRTDRPARSYDDRPKRSFHDRPKRSFDDRGASDAGRGSDYYPKRDAGSYTPQDDVVLERLEADAIQAGDVEGVTFESLGLGGNIVRALAELGADSPFPIQAATIPDVIAGRDVLGRGRTGSGKTIAFGAPLVEKLMENGGGKNRKPGRKPRALILAPTRELALQIDRTVQPIARAVGLFTTQIYGGVPQGRQVGALQRGVDIIVGTPGRIEDLIEQGRLDLSQVTVTVLDEADHMCDLGFLEPVQRILRRTAPDGQKLLFSATLDKGVAALVNEFLPNPSVHEVAGEDQASSTIDHRVLVVEHKGKDRLIEELVNRTEKTLVFARTRAYAERLAEQLGMAGIPAVSLHGDLNQARRTRNLEKLTSGRVNVLVATDVAARGIHVDDITLVVQADAPDEYKTYLHRAGRTGRAGKIGRVVTIIPKARRRRMTELLDRAEIEAAFDDAAPGDQLVEDIATA from the coding sequence ATGCCCAAGAACAACACCCCCGCCGGCAAACGCCCGGCCAAGAACTTCGACCCCAAGTCCAAGTACGGCGAGAACAAGCGGCCCTTCGGCTCACGCCCCGGCGCGAAGTCCGGCAGCAAGAGCGAAGGCCACCGCGGCTACCGTCCCGACGCCGGTGGAGCGCCGCAGAAGTCTCGCTGGAACGCAGACGAGCGTGCCGAGCGCGCCGCCCGCTTCGAGTCTGAGGAGCGCGGCGACCGCGCACCCCGCGGCGACCGCAACGAGCGCCCCGCGTACAACCGTGGTGGCGACCGCAATGAGCGTCCTGCGTACAACCGTGGTGGCGACCGCAATGAGCGTCCTGCGTACAACCGTGGTGGCGACCGCAATGAGCGTCCTGCGTACAACCGTGGTGGCGACCGGAACGAGCGTCCTGCGTACAACCGTGGTGAGCGGACTGAACGTCCGTCCTACGGCGACCGGAACGAGCGTCCTGCGTACAACCGTGGTGGTGACCGGAACGAGCGTCCTGCGTACAACCGTGGCGAGCGGTCCGAGCGTCCGTCCTACGGCGATCGGAACGAGCGCCCGTCGTACAACCGCGGCGAGCGGACCGAGCGTCCATCCTACGGTGACCGGAACGAGCGCCCGTCGTACAACCGCGGCGAGCGGACCGAGCGTCCCTCGTACGGCGACCGGAACGAGCGTCCTGCGTACAACCGTGGTGAGCGGTCCGAGCGTCCCTCGTACGGTGACCGGAACGACCGTCCCGCGTACAACCGTGGTGGCGACCGCAACGAGCGCCCGGCCTACAACCCGGGTGAGCGCACGGAGCGTCCCTCCTACGGCGACCGCACCGAGCGTCCGTCCTACGGGGACCGCCCGGCTCGCCAGGGTGACCCGCGTCAGGCGAACCGCACCGACCGCCCCGCGCGTTCGTACGATGACCGCCCCAAGCGGTCCTTCCACGACCGCCCGAAGCGCTCGTTCGACGACCGCGGCGCGTCCGACGCCGGCCGTGGCAGCGACTACTACCCGAAGCGCGACGCCGGCTCCTACACGCCCCAGGACGACGTGGTACTCGAGCGCCTCGAGGCCGACGCGATCCAGGCCGGCGACGTCGAGGGTGTGACCTTCGAGAGCCTCGGCCTCGGCGGCAACATCGTCCGTGCGCTCGCCGAGCTCGGCGCCGACAGCCCGTTCCCGATCCAGGCGGCGACCATCCCGGATGTCATCGCGGGCCGCGACGTGCTCGGACGTGGCCGCACCGGCTCCGGCAAGACCATCGCCTTCGGTGCCCCGCTCGTCGAGAAGCTCATGGAGAACGGCGGCGGCAAGAACCGCAAGCCGGGTCGCAAGCCCCGCGCCCTCATCCTCGCCCCGACGCGTGAGCTCGCCCTGCAGATCGACCGCACCGTGCAGCCCATCGCGCGCGCCGTCGGCCTCTTCACCACGCAGATCTACGGCGGTGTCCCGCAGGGTCGCCAGGTCGGCGCACTGCAGCGCGGCGTCGACATCATCGTCGGTACGCCCGGTCGCATCGAGGACCTCATCGAGCAGGGTCGCCTCGACCTCTCGCAGGTCACCGTGACCGTCCTCGACGAGGCCGACCACATGTGCGACCTCGGCTTCCTCGAGCCCGTGCAGCGCATCCTGCGTCGCACCGCGCCCGACGGCCAGAAGCTCCTCTTCTCCGCCACCCTCGACAAGGGTGTCGCAGCCCTCGTCAACGAGTTCCTCCCGAACCCGTCGGTGCACGAGGTCGCCGGTGAGGACCAGGCGTCCTCCACGATCGACCACCGCGTGCTGGTGGTCGAGCACAAGGGCAAGGACCGCCTCATCGAGGAGCTCGTCAACCGCACCGAGAAGACCCTCGTGTTCGCCCGCACCCGGGCGTACGCCGAGCGTCTCGCGGAGCAGCTCGGCATGGCGGGCATCCCCGCCGTCTCGCTCCACGGCGACCTCAACCAGGCGCGCCGCACGCGCAACCTGGAGAAGCTCACCTCGGGTCGGGTCAACGTGCTCGTCGCCACCGACGTCGCCGCCCGCGGTATCCACGTCGACGACATCACGCTCGTCGTGCAGGCCGACGCCCCGGACGAGTACAAGACGTACCTGCACCGTGCCGGCCGCACCGGTCGTGCCGGCAAGATCGGTCGCGTCGTCACGATCATCCCCAAGGCCCGTCGCCGCAGGATGACCGAACTGCTCGACCGCGCTGAGATCGAGGCCGCGTTCGACGACGCCGCCCCCGGCGACCAGCTCGTCGAGGACATCGCCACCGCGTAG
- a CDS encoding glycoside hydrolase family 15 protein, producing the protein MRSHGASLPGTRTAAWQHGCMPSPIEDYALIGDCHTAALVSSEGSIDWLCLPRFDSPSMFGALLGTEDHGCWTVRPADARATASRAYLDDTFVLETVWTTPDGQVRVTDLMPHGDRRADVVRRVEGLSGTVAVDVEVRLRFGYADAIPWVRQLPDGSGIVAVAGPDAVVVRGVHLTASDHAHSATVEVSAGDTVDLTLTWYPSHREVPDPVDVGQRIDHTIAWWRDWASRCDPAAEYEEAVVRSLLVLRALTHEDTGGIVAAATTSLPESFGGVRNWDYRYVWLRDASLTLEALMQHGFTEEAHDWRRWLLRAIAGDPNDLQIMYGLAGERHLVEEELDSLPGYLGAAPVRVGNGAYTQYQGDVFGSVMIALDEARAVGLADDDFSWSLQRALLGVLEEHWNRPDRGIWEVRGDEQHFTHSRAMIWAALDRGVRAVREHGLDGPVERWEALRETLRETIERENVDHARGCYVQHAGTTEVDASLLVLAQIGYVAPDDPRMLATVAAIEEDLLQDGLLLRYRTTSGVDGLPGDEHPFLACSFWLVQQYAASGRLDDARELMDRLLSFRNDLGLLSEEYDVQQARQVGNTPQALSHLTLVRAADAIAAATATPASPRTVTNG; encoded by the coding sequence CTGAGAAGTCACGGAGCATCACTCCCAGGCACGCGCACGGCGGCGTGGCAGCATGGGTGCATGCCCAGCCCCATCGAGGATTACGCCCTCATCGGTGATTGCCACACCGCCGCGCTCGTCTCGTCGGAAGGCAGCATCGACTGGCTGTGCCTCCCCCGCTTCGACTCGCCGTCGATGTTCGGCGCGCTGCTCGGCACCGAGGACCACGGATGCTGGACGGTCCGGCCCGCCGACGCTCGGGCGACGGCGAGCCGCGCCTACCTCGACGACACCTTCGTCCTCGAAACCGTCTGGACGACCCCCGACGGCCAGGTGCGCGTGACCGACCTCATGCCCCACGGCGACCGCCGGGCGGATGTGGTCCGCCGGGTCGAAGGACTCAGCGGCACCGTCGCGGTCGACGTCGAGGTGCGCCTCCGCTTCGGGTACGCCGACGCGATCCCCTGGGTGCGGCAGCTCCCGGATGGATCCGGGATCGTCGCGGTCGCCGGCCCCGATGCCGTCGTGGTCCGCGGCGTGCACCTGACGGCCTCCGATCACGCCCACTCGGCGACCGTCGAGGTGTCCGCGGGCGACACCGTCGACCTCACCCTCACCTGGTACCCCTCGCACCGCGAAGTGCCGGACCCGGTCGACGTCGGTCAGCGGATCGACCACACGATCGCCTGGTGGCGCGACTGGGCGTCCCGCTGCGATCCCGCGGCCGAGTACGAGGAGGCGGTCGTGCGGTCGCTGCTCGTCCTCCGCGCCCTCACGCACGAGGACACCGGCGGCATCGTCGCAGCCGCGACCACGAGCCTGCCGGAGTCGTTCGGGGGCGTCCGCAACTGGGACTACCGCTACGTCTGGTTGCGCGACGCCTCGCTGACCCTCGAAGCCCTCATGCAGCACGGCTTCACCGAGGAGGCGCACGATTGGCGCAGGTGGCTCCTCCGGGCTATCGCCGGTGATCCGAACGATCTGCAGATCATGTACGGCCTCGCGGGCGAACGCCACCTCGTGGAGGAGGAGCTCGACAGCCTCCCCGGCTACCTCGGTGCCGCCCCGGTGCGCGTCGGCAACGGCGCCTACACGCAGTACCAGGGCGACGTCTTCGGGTCCGTGATGATCGCCCTCGACGAGGCACGCGCGGTCGGTCTCGCGGACGACGACTTCTCGTGGAGCCTCCAGCGCGCCCTGCTCGGCGTCCTCGAGGAGCACTGGAACCGCCCCGACCGTGGCATCTGGGAGGTACGGGGCGACGAGCAGCACTTCACCCACTCGCGCGCCATGATCTGGGCGGCGCTCGACCGCGGCGTCCGCGCGGTCCGCGAGCACGGCCTGGACGGGCCCGTCGAACGCTGGGAGGCCCTGCGCGAGACGCTCCGCGAGACGATCGAGCGCGAGAACGTCGACCACGCACGCGGGTGCTACGTCCAGCACGCCGGGACGACCGAGGTCGACGCGTCCCTGCTCGTCCTCGCGCAGATCGGCTACGTGGCGCCCGACGACCCGCGCATGCTCGCGACGGTGGCCGCCATCGAGGAGGACCTCCTCCAGGACGGTCTCCTCCTGCGCTACCGCACCACGAGCGGGGTCGACGGTCTGCCGGGCGATGAACACCCGTTCCTCGCGTGCTCGTTCTGGCTCGTGCAGCAGTACGCGGCCTCGGGCCGACTCGACGACGCCCGCGAGCTGATGGACCGGCTGCTGTCCTTCCGCAACGACCTGGGCCTGCTGTCCGAGGAGTACGACGTGCAGCAGGCGCGGCAGGTCGGTAACACCCCGCAGGCGCTCTCGCACCTCACCCTCGTCCGAGCCGCCGACGCCATCGCCGCAGCCACCGCCACCCCCGCCAGCCCGCGAACTGTCACCAACGGCTAG
- a CDS encoding AraC family transcriptional regulator, whose protein sequence is MTTRRFEGTTGMQEASGALRFVDVDPDRFSMTVDSVVLGEYVLHRNTVGPGTFDVLADAYGLDEPVATIVMLIEGAASLVHGRQQLDLLPGTGTLTEGAETYRTTIHDHATYLYVFVPMRALRRLGIAPTSALGPLAPSPLLRGSAAFLVEVISAFEPIGGAAQLRLCRVIDTMLATLYAENDLFRAEGEAGRVPLRLRIIEHIAASFAERELRPETLARRFNMSTRSLQRVFEGSGTSAAGEIAERRVQLALALLSDPDHRGLSIAEVAARCGYHSQAHLRRAVVAHTGLSPSQFREQTKAEDA, encoded by the coding sequence GTGACCACACGACGGTTCGAGGGGACGACCGGGATGCAGGAGGCGTCGGGCGCGCTGCGATTCGTGGACGTGGACCCCGATCGGTTCTCGATGACGGTCGACTCGGTCGTGCTCGGCGAGTACGTCCTCCATCGCAACACAGTCGGGCCCGGGACGTTCGACGTCCTCGCCGACGCCTACGGGCTCGATGAGCCGGTCGCGACGATCGTGATGCTCATCGAGGGTGCGGCCAGCCTGGTCCACGGCCGACAGCAACTCGACCTGCTCCCCGGGACCGGAACGCTCACGGAGGGCGCCGAGACGTATCGGACGACGATCCACGACCACGCGACCTATCTGTACGTGTTCGTGCCGATGCGTGCGCTCCGCCGCCTCGGCATCGCCCCGACGAGCGCCCTCGGCCCGCTGGCGCCGTCGCCGCTGCTGCGGGGGAGCGCCGCGTTCCTCGTGGAGGTCATCTCCGCGTTCGAGCCGATCGGCGGCGCCGCGCAGCTCAGACTCTGCCGGGTGATCGACACGATGCTCGCGACGCTCTACGCGGAGAACGACCTCTTCCGGGCCGAGGGTGAGGCCGGACGGGTTCCGCTCCGGCTCCGGATCATCGAGCACATCGCCGCGTCCTTCGCCGAGCGGGAGCTGCGACCGGAGACGCTGGCGCGTCGCTTCAACATGTCGACCAGGTCCCTGCAACGGGTGTTCGAGGGCTCGGGAACGAGCGCCGCGGGCGAGATCGCCGAGCGGCGGGTGCAGCTCGCGCTCGCCCTCCTCTCGGACCCCGATCACCGAGGCCTGTCGATCGCCGAGGTCGCGGCCCGCTGCGGCTACCACTCGCAGGCGCACCTCCGTCGAGCGGTCGTCGCGCACACCGGTCTCAGCCCGAGCCAGTTCCGGGAGCAGACGAAGGCGGAGGACGCCTGA